A genomic region of Epinephelus moara isolate mb chromosome 23, YSFRI_EMoa_1.0, whole genome shotgun sequence contains the following coding sequences:
- the LOC126385262 gene encoding E3 ubiquitin-protein ligase TRIM39-like yields the protein IEERYRATKQKAEGFLTELRMEVAELQSRSSQLEQLSQSEDHHHFLQSFSTLCSPSNKDWTNVSVHSHLSLEAVRGAVSLLKQRLDEIMEEVPEIKMNRMREHAVDLTFDPDTAYDSLVISQDGKQVTDVGTEQKLPYSPKRFEGFPEVLAKEGFTSGKFYYEVQVTGKTEWYLGVVRESVERKKNMTLSIKNGFWTFGLDEGSYRAYTTPCVHITLTEKLEKVGIFVDYDKGKVSFYDVNSKSHIYSFTGCHFTETLYPYFFPGRHMDGTNSAPLIITPVPTTH from the coding sequence ATTGAGGAGAGGTACAGAGCAACAAAGCAAAAGGCGGAAGGTTTCCTCACAGAACTGAGGATGGAAGTCGCTGAGCTCCAGAGCAGAAGCAGCCAGCTGGAGCAGCTGTCACAGTCTGAGGATCACCATCATTTTCTCCAGAGCTTCTCAACCCTGTGCTCTCCTTCAAACAAGGACTGGACCAACGTCAGTGTTCACAGCCATCTGTCTTTGGAGGCAGTGAGAGGGGCTGTGAGTCTGCTGAAACAAAGACTTGATGAAATAATGGAGGAGGTTCCTGAGATCAAAATGAACAGAATGAGAGAACATGCAGTggacttgacctttgaccctgacACAGCATATGACTCACTTGTTATCAGCCAGGATGGAAAACAAGTGACAGATGTAGGTACAGAACAGAAACTTCCCTACAGTCCAAAGAGATTTGAAGGTTTTCCTGAGGTTTTGGCAAAGGAGGGGTTCACATCAGGGAAGTTTTACTATGAAGTGCAAGTGACAGGAAAGACTGAGTGGTATCTTGGAGTGGTCAGAGAGTCTgttgagagaaagaaaaacatgactCTGTCAATAAAAAATGGTTTCTGGACCTTTGGGCTTGATGAGGGTTCATATAGAGCTTATACAACACCATGCGTTCACATCACACTGACAGAAAAGCTTGAGAAGGTGGGCATCTTTGTGGACTATGATAAGGGAAAGGTTTCTTTCTATGATGTGAATTCTAAATCTCATATCTATTCTTTCACTGGCTGCCACTTTACAGAGACACTGTATCCATACTTCTTCCCTGGACGCCATATGGATGGAACAAACTCCGCCCCTCTCATCATAACCCCTGTACCTACAACACACTGA